The Plasmodium falciparum 3D7 genome assembly, chromosome: 12 genome contains the following window.
AGTAATAAAAGTGAAAGTAATAAAAGTGAAAGTAATGAAAGTGAAAGTAATAAAAGTGAAAGTAATGAAAGTGAAAGTAATGAAAGTTATAGTAAAAAAAGTATAAGTAACAAAAAGTATAAGAACAAAAGATATAAGAACAAAAGAGATAAGAACAAAAGATATAAGAACAAAAGATATAAGAGCAAAAGATATAAGAGCAAAAGTAAGAGTTCCTTAAGTAGTTGTGatgaaaagaagaaaaaaggaTATGAGGAATTCGAagaagatgataaaaatactGAGGAAACATTAGAAATTAACGAAGATTTAATTGAATATGCAAAACAAAAGATTTCTAATGTTACAATTGACGATATAGGAAAAGCTGGTGGTGTTTATATTCCTCCATTTAAGTTGGAAAGATTAAAAACTGAGGTTACAAATAAGAAAAGTGTTTTATATCAAAAACAAGAATggatgaaattaaaaaagaaaataaataatattgtaaataaagtaaatatagataatataagTGAAGTATGTTATGAATTATTTGAATGTAATTTAATACGTGGGAAAGGATTATTTAGTCGTGCCTTAATACATGCACAATTAAGTTCTCCAGCATTTACAAATGTATTTACATGTTTATTATGTATAGTAAATTCTAAATTTCCTAATATTGGTTTATTAACAATACAAAGGATAATATTGCATTTTAGAAGAGCATATAAAAggaatgataaaatattatgttttaataCTGTTAAATTTATAGCACATATGATTAATCAAAGAATAGTACACGAAATTGTAGGTTTACAATTATGCTCTTTacttttacaaaatataacgAATGATTCGGTTCAAGTATGTACATACTTTTTAGCAGAGGTTGGAGAATTATATACTAATATTTGTAGAAAGGGGTTAGATATCATTTTTGATAGACTCAAAGATATTATTCAAGAGGgacaaattaatataaaaactcAATATGATATTGAAAAATTATGgaattatagaaaaaataattttaaagatTTCCCATCGGTTCATGatgatttaaatttaattgaTGAAGAGGATAAAATAGTACATGAGATTGATATATTGGATGAGAGTTTTAATAGTCAGgaagaattaaatatatttagagAAGTTCcttatgaacaatatgaagaAGAGGAAAATGAATGGAAACATATATCGGAAGAATTGTTATTTGGAGACGATTCAGcagatgagaaaaaaaacaaaaaaacaaaaaaacaaaaaaaaaaagaaaaaaatgaaagcgAAAGGGAAAACGAAAGTGAAAACGAAAGTGAAAGTGAAAAATTAGGTAATGATGATTTAgacgaaaataataatagcaGTGAAGATAGTGAAGCCGAAAAAAGTGATAGTAATGATGACGATGaggatgaaaataatgatagcGACAATCATGAAGAAATACATGATATGACTGaacaatatttaataaatttaagaaaaaatgtatatttatcaaTAATGTCATCATTAAGTTATGAAGAATGTGttcataaattattaaaattaaatattaaaaaaggatatgaaatagaaatatgtaatatgttAATAGATTGCTGTTGTATGGAAAAAACATTTCAAAAGTTTTATGCCTTACAAGCAGAAAGATTatgtaaattaaaaaaaatttatcaaGAAAATTTCGAAAAGTGTTTTGATAACTCATTTAATACAGCTCATAGATTGGAAACAGCTAAATTAAGAAACTGCTCAAAATTTTTTgcacatttattatatactgATGCAATATCTTGgagtatttttaaaattattaaattaacaGAAGAAGACACAACATCATCAAcaagaatatttattaaaatcttGTTACAAGAATTAACAAATAATTTAGGACTACAAGCattttatcataaaataaatcacCCAGCTATATCGCCATTTTTAATAGGATTATTTCCTACAAATAATGCACAAAATATAAGATTCTGTATTAACTTCTTTACAGCCATAGGTTTAGGGGCCTTAACATCATCATTGAGGAAATTATTGTTAACCTAATTTAAAACATTAATGTTTATGAGTTCAAGGAGAAAAATCATatagaaaacaaaaaaatagaataataaacatatataatatgtaacatatattttatattatataatagttcatttttaatttttttttttttttttttatagattctaaaaaatttaataatatatatgtgtaatatttcgtgtattatacatttatatgacattttatatttcctgTTGATTTTTagtgttaatatatatatatatatatgtatttttttttattatgttgtatattttaattttttaatttttttttttttgctttcttcacattatatttgtaatttatAAACTTTtggttttatattttaaaataatcagAGAAGCAATCTtcatctatatataaatgagaaaataaaaaataaaaaataaaaatagatatgtgtaaatatatatatatatatatatatatatatgtaaatatattaacatattatatattttatattacaacAAGTCCATATTTATAAGCTAATTGTTCGAGGGAATTATTAATAGAGGAAATTTTTGAGAAGAGCAattgattttttatttcaattttatttaatcgTTCTAAGTATAATTCTGTTTCTAATGAGTTTAAAGAAACAATATGACATTAGGTATGTTGGATATATGgcaacatataaaaaatatatttatatatatatatatatatatatattttatatatgtatatatctgCTTACCTGACATCATGTAGCTATTTATGCTAtcctttaattttataatttccttTATTTGGGAACTATAGCTTTTCATAAAATCCATATgagataaaattatatttcttttatattcaaAAGTGTTATATACATCTAAAATGTTATTGCTAtggatgtatatataaaattcatTATCTAAGAAGAAGAATCATAAAGATTgggaaatgaaaaaaaaaaaataaataaataaataataaaaaataattttaatcataataatactaaataaaaaacaatttaATGATCACAATATTATGTTCCCATTGTGGTACATAGTTcctttgtattatattatttctatttatttatttatttatttttttttttttttacattgaTTATATATGTCGTTTAAAAAATCCTTGGATATTTGttgtaatattaatttaatggTACACACATGAATAGCTATACTATTTGTgtgtttatgtttttttatgatttctattaattcttctttttttttataaagattATCTAAAATGTGAATAGCAGATGtaagtattaaaaaaaaaaaaaaatatatatatat
Protein-coding sequences here:
- a CDS encoding pre-mRNA-splicing factor CWC22, putative: MSSSGKNEKKKRHKDHKRNVDNNYNERIKREKKEEFGSSSSYSTDYVNKRKRMRTPSSSYDSSLEIRKREEKKKRRNNSYPSSNSYNSNTENDSNYRKEKIKKKKDEKELKVKVASHIRKDNNKIPDGSMSSTHSSKDKVKGKKNKKYSYEESNSISSDKYNNKEKKGSSKRSREKKKEWSSSDNSSVYNMKRNKKDKRKGSYEGKNVYIRRSVSSRSVSSDSNKSESNKIESNESVSSRSVSSESNKSESNKSESNKSESNESESNKSESNESESNKSESNKSESNKSESNESESNKSESNESESNESYSKKSISNKKYKNKRYKNKRDKNKRYKNKRYKSKRYKSKSKSSLSSCDEKKKKGYEEFEEDDKNTEETLEINEDLIEYAKQKISNVTIDDIGKAGGVYIPPFKLERLKTEVTNKKSVLYQKQEWMKLKKKINNIVNKVNIDNISEVCYELFECNLIRGKGLFSRALIHAQLSSPAFTNVFTCLLCIVNSKFPNIGLLTIQRIILHFRRAYKRNDKILCFNTVKFIAHMINQRIVHEIVGLQLCSLLLQNITNDSVQVCTYFLAEVGELYTNICRKGLDIIFDRLKDIIQEGQINIKTQYDIEKLWNYRKNNFKDFPSVHDDLNLIDEEDKIVHEIDILDESFNSQEELNIFREVPYEQYEEEENEWKHISEELLFGDDSADEKKNKKTKKQKKKEKNESERENESENESESEKLGNDDLDENNNSSEDSEAEKSDSNDDDEDENNDSDNHEEIHDMTEQYLINLRKNVYLSIMSSLSYEECVHKLLKLNIKKGYEIEICNMLIDCCCMEKTFQKFYALQAERLCKLKKIYQENFEKCFDNSFNTAHRLETAKLRNCSKFFAHLLYTDAISWSIFKIIKLTEEDTTSSTRIFIKILLQELTNNLGLQAFYHKINHPAISPFLIGLFPTNNAQNIRFCINFFTAIGLGALTSSLRKLLLT